The Belonocnema kinseyi isolate 2016_QV_RU_SX_M_011 chromosome 10, B_treatae_v1, whole genome shotgun sequence genome has a window encoding:
- the LOC117181496 gene encoding serum response factor-binding protein 1-like isoform X2, giving the protein MPAGEIPDVEIPVAKIPDTEIPVAKILVTEIPVPEIPDAEIPVKEINDAEIPVAEISGTEIPHAEIPDTEIPVAKIRDAEIPVAKISVTEMPLRRSLFRKSLMQRSPLWRSMMRRSPLQKPLIRRTLTQRSPLQKYLGRRSLMRRCPPRKSLIRKSPLRRSLMRRSPLQRSPLLRCRYGDPCSGNP; this is encoded by the exons ATGCCCGCTGGGGAAATCCCTGATGTGGAAATCCCCGTTGCGAAGATCCCTGATACGGAGATCCCCGTTGCAAAGATCCTCGTTACTGAGATCCCTGTTCCGGAAATCCCTGATGCAGAGATCCCCGTTAAGGAGATCAATGATGCGGAGATCCCCGTTGCAGAAATATCTGGGACGGAGATTCCTCATGCGGAAATCCCTGATACGGAAATCCCCGTTGCGAAGATCCGTGATGCGGAGATCCCCGTTGCAAAGATCTCCGTTACTGAGATGCCGCTACGAAGATCCCTGTTCCGGAA ATCCCTGATGCAGAGATCCCCGTTGTGGAGATCAATGATGCGGAGATCCCCGTTACAGAAACCCTTGATTCGGAGAACCCTGACGCAGAG ATCCCCGTTGCAGAAATATCTGGGACGGAGATCCCTCATGCGGAGATGCCCGCCGCGGAAATCCCTGATACGGAAATCCCCGTTGCGAAGATCCCTGATGCGGAGATCCCCGTTGCAAAGATCCCCGTTACTGAGATGCCGCTACGGAGATCCCTGTTCCGGAAATCCCTGA
- the LOC117181496 gene encoding serum response factor-binding protein 1-like isoform X3, whose protein sequence is MPAGEIPDVEIPVAKIPDTEIPVAKILVTEIPVPEIPDAEIPVKEINDAEIPVAEISGTEIPHAEIPDTEIPVAKIRDAEIPVAKISVTEMPLRRSLFRKSLMQRSPLWRSMMRRSPLQKPLIRRTLTQRSPLQKYLGRRSLMRRCPPRKSLIRKSPLRRSLMRRSPLQRSPLLRCRYGDPCSGNP, encoded by the exons ATGCCCGCTGGGGAAATCCCTGATGTGGAAATCCCCGTTGCGAAGATCCCTGATACGGAGATCCCCGTTGCAAAGATCCTCGTTACTGAGATCCCTGTTCCGGAAATCCCTGATGCAGAGATCCCCGTTAAGGAGATCAATGATGCGGAGATCCCCGTTGCAGAAATATCTGGGACGGAGATTCCTCATGCGGAAATCCCTGATACGGAAATCCCCGTTGCGAAGATCCGTGATGCGGAGATCCCCGTTGCAAAGATCTCCGTTACTGAGATGCCGCTACGAAGATCCCTGTTCCGGAA ATCCCTGATGCAGAGATCCCCGTTGTGGAGATCAATGATGCGGAGATCCC CGTTACAGAAACCCTTGATTCGGAGAACCCTGACGCAGAGATCCCCGTTGCAGAAATATCTGGGACGGAGATCCCTCATGCGGAGATGCCCGCCGCGGAAATCCCTGATACGGAAATCCCCGTTGCGAAGATCCCTGATGCGGAGATCCCCGTTGCAAAGATCCCCGTTACTGAGATGCCGCTACGGAGATCCCTGTTCCGGAAATCCCTGA
- the LOC117181496 gene encoding serum response factor-binding protein 1-like isoform X4: MPGTEIPHAKIPFLKIPDAEIPVVEINDAEIPVTETLDSENPDAEIPVAEISGTEIPHAEMPAAEIPDTEIPVAKIPDAEIPVAKIPVTEMPLRRSLFRKSLMQRSPLWRSMMRRSPLQKPLIRRTLTQRSPLQKYLGRRSLMRRCPLRKSLIRKSPLRRSLMRRSPLWNFKILII, encoded by the exons ATGCCTGGTACGGAGATCCCTCATGCGAAGATCCCCTTTCTGAAAATCCCTGACGCAGAGATTCCCGTTGTGGAGATCAATGATGCGGAGATCCC CGTTACAGAAACCCTTGATTCGGAGAACCCTGACGCAGAGATCCCCGTTGCAGAAATATCTGGGACGGAGATCCCTCATGCGGAGATGCCCGCCGCGGAAATCCCTGATACGGAAATCCCCGTTGCGAAGATCCCTGATGCGGAGATCCCCGTTGCAAAGATCCCCGTTACTGAGATGCCGCTACGGAGATCCCTGTTCCGGAAATCCCTGATGCAGAGATCCCCGTTGTGGAGATCAATGATGCGGAGATCCCCGTTACAGAAACCCTTGATTCGGAGAACCCTGACGCAGAGATCCCCGTTACAGAAATATCTGGGACGGAGATCCCTCATGCGGAGATGCCCGCTGCGGAAATCCCTGATACGGAAATCCCCGTTGCGAAGATCCCTGATGCGGAGATCTCCATTGTGGAACTTCAaaattctcataatttga
- the LOC117181496 gene encoding repetitive proline-rich cell wall protein 2-like isoform X1 produces the protein MPAGEIPDVEIPVAKIPDTEIPVAKILVTEIPVPEIPDAEIPVKEINDAEIPVAEISGTEIPHAEIPDTEIPVAKIRDAEIPVAKISVTEMPLRRSLFRKSLMQRSPLWRSMMRRSPLQKPLIRRTLTQRSPLQKYLGRRSLMRRCPLRKSLIRKSPIRKSPLRRSLMRRSPLQRSSLLRCRYGDP, from the coding sequence ATGCCCGCTGGGGAAATCCCTGATGTGGAAATCCCCGTTGCGAAGATCCCTGATACGGAGATCCCCGTTGCAAAGATCCTCGTTACTGAGATCCCTGTTCCGGAAATCCCTGATGCAGAGATCCCCGTTAAGGAGATCAATGATGCGGAGATCCCCGTTGCAGAAATATCTGGGACGGAGATTCCTCATGCGGAAATCCCTGATACGGAAATCCCCGTTGCGAAGATCCGTGATGCGGAGATCCCCGTTGCAAAGATCTCCGTTACTGAGATGCCGCTACGAAGATCCCTGTTCCGGAAATCCCTGATGCAGAGATCCCCGTTGTGGAGATCAATGATGCGGAGATCCCCGTTACAGAAACCCTTGATTCGGAGAACCCTGACGCAGAGATCCCCGTTGCAGAAATATCTGGGACGGAGATCCCTCATGCGGAGATGCCCGCTGCGGAAATCCCTGATACGGAAATCCCCGATACGGAAATCCCCGTTGCGAAGATCCCTGATGCGGAGATCCCCGTTGCAAAGATCCTCGTTACTGAGATGCCGCTACGGAGATCCCTGA